In the Bacteroidia bacterium genome, TTGCACCTCGGGCAACGATAGAGGCAAGTAGCCCACAGGACCACTACGGCGCTAGCCTAGTGGGCCGAGGACTACAGCCGATAGCGTGACCCGAACGCCAAGTGCAAAAAGATATGACTTTGCAAAAAATTGGATAGGCGGAAGGGGGCCCGCATCATGATTTTACAATGGATGCTTTTCCAAATAGGCCTTAATAAAAGGACATTGTGGAATAATTTTCCAACCTTGATTTTGGGCATAGCTGGTAACAAAGGCTGCCAATTTTGAACCTATTCCTCTCCCACCCAAGGCCTTAGGCACTTCTGTATGAGTAAAGGTTATAGTTCCATTTTCAAGAATAAACTCGGCCAAAGCCAGGTGACCATCAATTTCCCATTCAAATCGAGAACGGTCAGGTACAAAAAAAATGTTGCTTTCCATAAGGTATGAAAAGCAACAAATATACGAAAGGAAAAAGTTGAGTTTATTCCAGAATCAATTTTCCGCGTTCAACTGAATTTCCATGTGTTATCGTAAAGAAATACACTCCGGCAGGAGCTTTCATACCTCCTGTTAAACGCCCATTCCAATTGGTAATGTAACGATCTGGAGTTAAGTAACCATCCTGAGCTATTGCTATTTCCTTGCCGGCAATATCAAAGATGGATATTTTAACTTGTTCATGGTTTTGAACGGTGTACTCAAAATGCACCTCTCCTGCAGAAGGATTTGGATAAACCCTAATCCTCATGGTGGAATTCAAGTCAAGAACATCTTCAGTTGAAGTGGTATCTTCGGTAGGAGGACCGCTCAAATCGGGAGGAGGGAGTTGCACATCGGTCCAAACGTGGTAATCACCGGGCTGGAAATTAATGGCAGCATTTTGGTCAGTTACGTTTATTGCTTGACCGGAGATATAATCATACCAGGTACCGGTATGTTGAAAACCAGGCACCATATCAAAAGCATTTATATCGAAATTAGCTCCAACACAAACATTCATGGAAGGATCATTTACCCAAATACGTTTACCTGTCCCCCAAGTATCCATGCTATAATTCCAGCTATCAAAAGCTGAATTATTCACTTTTAGTTTAATTAATGCAGCAAATACTTTAAACAAACGGTGACGATCCACATCAAAGTAATAGTCCCAACGAACCGGTTTTGGGGAGGTACGGCTGGCTTCCGTACCACTTGGCCAATTGATACTAAAATCGTAACCAAGTTCACCAAACTGCCATAGCATTTTGGGTCCGGGAATGGTAAAGAAACATGCCGCTGCGGCTTCCATCCGTTTAAGGGAAGTGGTTAAAGATCGGGTATCATAGTTGCCATTGATATTTCCGAAATTGATGTTTTTATACATTATTCGTTCTTCGTCGTGGCTTTCCATGTAAGAAACAGCGTTGGGATAATTCCATCCCTTGGCAAGGAAGGATGTTTGCCAACTGAAATCATTGTTATTGCTGTAGCCCATAGTACATTGGTTGTATTGCTCTGTGGCCTTAGACCAAAGCATAAAACCACCATTTGCAAGCACGGTTTCTTCGCCATTATCACCAAGGTGCTCTAAAATAACATAGTCGTTGGAATAGGAACGAATATCATTGTAATAGTCAAATAATATATTTACCCGGCTTTGGTCGTAGGCTGTCCAAGCCCCTATATCTCCACCGGAATTGGTTTGAGTAAGACCTTTTGATAAGTCTAACCGGAAACCGTCAATATGGTATTCTTCCTTCCAATAGCGGAAAAGTCGTTTAAAAAACCTTCTGGTATATTGGCTCTCATGGTTAAAATCATAACCAACACTATACGGATGAGTTGCTACAGGATTAAAGAATGGGCTATTAGCAGCAGGTTTGTTATTGTCGCTGTCCCAATACAAGCGAACATAGGAATTCTGACCGAAAGCGTGGTTGGGAACGATGTCTAAAATAACAGCAATTCCTTTGCTATGAGCCAAATCTACAAGCTCTTTCAAGGCTTCACGAGGACCATACTTTTTGTCCGGCGCAAAGAAAAACTCGGGAGAATAGCCCCAACTAGAGTTTCCATCAAATTCCATAACAGGCATTAATTGAATAGCATTTACTCCTAGTTTAACAAAATAATCCAGGGTGTCACGGATAGTAGTGTAAGCCTTTCTCATGGCGAAATCCCGAATTAGGGTTTCATAAATGACGAGTTTACTGCTTACAGGCAAGGTGTAATCATTATCGTGTTGCCAGTTATAAGGTGTTTGGTTGGTTTGAAGAACCGAAACTTTGGCATGCGTTTTACCTGTTGGATAAGAAATTAGGTTAGGATAAATAAAGGTATTGATACCTGCATCGCCATATTCATCTATTACTTTATCGGAATAAGGGTCAGCCACTTTAATTTTCCCGTCAACAAAAAATTGAAAGCGGTATTCTTGTCCTGGAGTTAGGCCTGAAATAGTAGTCCAATACCAATCTCCAAAATTTGATCTTTTGCAGAAATATTGGGGATCGGTTTCCCAATTAGTAAAATCACCAATTACATAAGCAAATTCTTTATTAGGAGCTTCGAGACAAATGGTAACGGTAGTGCTGTTAACATAATTAATACCAGGCACAATACCGGAAGGCGGATCTTGAACAGTTACATCAGGTTGAACAATAAAATAGGTAGTATCTCTTTTGGTTTGAGCTCCACTTTGGGCTTCGAAAACCAAATAGTGTTTACCTACCGTATTGGCGTTAAAACTATAGGAAACAATATTACCATTTCCTTGGTGAATAAATTGTCCATCCAGAAAAATATTACATTGACTCATGACTGTTTGAGCCCTAACCTCCACATTTACTGTTGCATTTTGAGCGTAAATTCCGGAAGGTAATA is a window encoding:
- a CDS encoding T9SS type A sorting domain-containing protein; translation: MKKLFAAVCSVLSLSTYAQVVYTDIPYPTQNDSITVYFNASQGNAGLQGQSQIYMHTGLITDASAYTGDWLLKPFVWGTADANALMTPIGNNVFKKSFRLDSLYGFNQYTQVKAMMFVFRNANGTLTGKNADGSDIIVPVFPSNTGFDPQFIQPLLPSGIYAQNATVNVEVRAQTVMSQCNIFLDGQFIHQGNGNIVSYSFNANTVGKHYLVFEAQSGAQTKRDTTYFIVQPDVTVQDPPSGIVPGINYVNSTTVTICLEAPNKEFAYVIGDFTNWETDPQYFCKRSNFGDWYWTTISGLTPGQEYRFQFFVDGKIKVADPYSDKVIDEYGDAGINTFIYPNLISYPTGKTHAKVSVLQTNQTPYNWQHDNDYTLPVSSKLVIYETLIRDFAMRKAYTTIRDTLDYFVKLGVNAIQLMPVMEFDGNSSWGYSPEFFFAPDKKYGPREALKELVDLAHSKGIAVILDIVPNHAFGQNSYVRLYWDSDNNKPAANSPFFNPVATHPYSVGYDFNHESQYTRRFFKRLFRYWKEEYHIDGFRLDLSKGLTQTNSGGDIGAWTAYDQSRVNILFDYYNDIRSYSNDYVILEHLGDNGEETVLANGGFMLWSKATEQYNQCTMGYSNNNDFSWQTSFLAKGWNYPNAVSYMESHDEERIMYKNINFGNINGNYDTRSLTTSLKRMEAAAACFFTIPGPKMLWQFGELGYDFSINWPSGTEASRTSPKPVRWDYYFDVDRHRLFKVFAALIKLKVNNSAFDSWNYSMDTWGTGKRIWVNDPSMNVCVGANFDINAFDMVPGFQHTGTWYDYISGQAINVTDQNAAINFQPGDYHVWTDVQLPPPDLSGPPTEDTTSTEDVLDLNSTMRIRVYPNPSAGEVHFEYTVQNHEQVKISIFDIAGKEIAIAQDGYLTPDRYITNWNGRLTGGMKAPAGVYFFTITHGNSVERGKLILE
- a CDS encoding N-acetyltransferase, which encodes MESNIFFVPDRSRFEWEIDGHLALAEFILENGTITFTHTEVPKALGGRGIGSKLAAFVTSYAQNQGWKIIPQCPFIKAYLEKHPL